One genomic region from Ornithinicoccus hortensis encodes:
- a CDS encoding VOC family protein, translating into MDMKLELVAVPVTDVDRAKDFYVRAGFVADHDHTVSEDVRFVQLTPPGSACSIALGKGLTEMAPGSLDNMQMVVPDADAARADLLERGVEASEVDEQPWGRFVFFADPDGNRWALQELPDWSVGAQTG; encoded by the coding sequence ATGGACATGAAACTGGAACTGGTAGCGGTGCCCGTGACCGACGTCGACCGGGCCAAGGACTTCTACGTGCGGGCCGGCTTCGTCGCCGACCACGACCACACCGTCAGCGAGGACGTCCGCTTCGTGCAGCTCACGCCGCCGGGATCCGCGTGCTCGATCGCGCTGGGCAAGGGCCTGACCGAGATGGCGCCCGGATCGCTGGACAACATGCAGATGGTCGTCCCCGACGCGGACGCGGCCCGCGCGGACCTGCTGGAGCGTGGCGTCGAGGCCAGCGAGGTCGATGAGCAACCGTGGGGCAGGTTCGTCTTCTTCGCCGACCCCGACGGCAACCGGTGGGCGCTGCAGGAACTGCCAGACTGGTCGGTCGGGGCCCAGACCGGTTGA
- a CDS encoding MFS transporter yields MRTDGSRERVRIPREIWILVGAAFVIAIGFGIVSPVLPAYARSFDVGVAAASVIVSAFAFFRLAFAPAGGMLVARLGERPVYLIGLVVVAASSFATAFAQSYQQLLLFRGLGGVGSTMFTISAMALLVRLAPPSARGRVSSAYGSAFLIGGMVGPVAGGLLAGLGMRTPFLVYGVALLIAAGVVGVGLGGAKLRPSSDGPARPTMTLAQAWSSPVYRSVVVSAAANGWTNFGVRMAVLPLLAIAVWDEPWVPGIVLAVGAVGTAGTLQVSGRLADQIGRRPLVIVGLLVMGCSMALLGLAAHGSVPTSLGLVLLLGLTVVSGVGAGLVNPAQQAAVADLIGPDRNGGKVLSTFQMCQDGGAIVGPILIGLVADRLGYEAAFLVTGVVCLLGVLPWLRTPEPMDLPSGGR; encoded by the coding sequence GTGCGCACGGACGGGTCGAGGGAGCGGGTCCGCATCCCCCGGGAGATCTGGATCCTGGTCGGCGCGGCCTTCGTCATCGCCATCGGCTTCGGGATCGTCTCCCCGGTACTGCCCGCCTACGCGCGGTCCTTCGACGTGGGGGTGGCGGCCGCCTCGGTCATCGTCTCCGCGTTCGCGTTCTTCCGCCTCGCGTTCGCCCCGGCCGGCGGCATGCTCGTCGCCCGGCTGGGCGAGCGCCCCGTCTACCTGATCGGGCTGGTTGTGGTCGCGGCGTCCTCGTTCGCGACCGCCTTCGCGCAGTCCTACCAGCAACTGCTGCTGTTCCGCGGCCTGGGCGGCGTCGGCTCGACGATGTTCACCATCTCCGCGATGGCCCTGCTGGTGCGCCTGGCACCACCGTCGGCCCGCGGCCGGGTCTCCTCCGCTTACGGCTCCGCCTTCCTGATCGGCGGGATGGTCGGGCCCGTCGCCGGCGGCCTGCTCGCCGGCCTGGGCATGCGCACCCCCTTCCTGGTGTATGGCGTGGCGCTGCTGATCGCTGCCGGGGTCGTCGGCGTGGGGCTGGGTGGGGCGAAACTCCGACCGTCGTCCGACGGGCCGGCCCGACCGACGATGACCCTGGCGCAGGCGTGGTCCTCGCCGGTCTACCGGTCGGTGGTGGTCTCGGCGGCCGCGAACGGGTGGACCAACTTCGGGGTCCGGATGGCGGTGCTGCCGCTGCTGGCGATCGCGGTCTGGGACGAGCCGTGGGTGCCCGGCATCGTGCTGGCGGTCGGGGCGGTGGGCACCGCCGGCACGCTCCAGGTGTCCGGCCGCCTGGCCGATCAGATCGGCCGGCGCCCCCTGGTGATCGTCGGACTGCTCGTCATGGGTTGCTCGATGGCACTGCTCGGCCTCGCCGCCCACGGGTCCGTGCCGACCTCGCTCGGTCTGGTGCTGCTGCTCGGCCTGACCGTCGTGTCCGGGGTCGGCGCCGGCCTGGTGAACCCGGCCCAGCAGGCCGCCGTGGCCGACCTGATCGGCCCGGACCGCAACGGCGGCAAGGTCCTGTCGACCTTCCAGATGTGTCAGGACGGCGGGGCGATCGTGGGTCCGATCCTGATCGGCCTGGTCGCCGACCGGCTGGGCTACGAGGCGGCCTTCCTGGTCACCGGGGTGGTGTGCCTGCTCGGCGTGCTGCCGTGGCTACGCACCCCCGAGCCGATGGACCTGCCCTCCGGAGGTCGCTGA
- a CDS encoding YciI family protein, translating to MKYVILIHSNPQPWGHPTGDFVAENQALPAEQREQMNAEFEQMLSQLQERGELVGGEALGDPASSRLYRWETGTAVATDGPYSEAKEHLAGFFLIDVEGPARAEEIASQFSGPGETIELRPAMWPGGEES from the coding sequence GTGAAGTACGTCATCTTGATTCACTCGAACCCGCAGCCGTGGGGGCACCCCACGGGCGACTTCGTCGCCGAGAACCAGGCCCTGCCGGCCGAGCAGCGGGAGCAGATGAACGCCGAATTCGAGCAGATGTTGAGCCAGCTGCAGGAGCGGGGCGAGCTCGTGGGCGGTGAGGCGCTGGGTGACCCGGCGTCCTCACGGTTATACCGCTGGGAGACCGGGACCGCGGTGGCCACCGACGGGCCGTACTCGGAGGCGAAGGAGCACCTGGCCGGGTTCTTCCTGATCGATGTGGAGGGCCCGGCCCGCGCGGAGGAGATCGCGTCGCAGTTCTCCGGGCCCGGCGAGACGATCGAGCTGCGCCCCGCGATGTGGCCCGGCGGTGAGGAGTCCTGA
- a CDS encoding RNA polymerase sigma factor, translating to MRPAQQAIEDVWRREAPHVLAALARRFGSFEDCEDAAQEAFLAATDQWPREGVPSDPKAWLVRVASRRLIDRWRSESSRAEREVREAGRVPGVDVSAPSAEQRALEEDGIPVAAGGDDTLGLLLLCCHPAVSVPSRVALTLRAVAGLTTRQIAAGFFVTEATMAQRISRAKATLRTQGARLDQVPEAELPDRLGSVLHVLNLVFTEGHAASVGDRVTDRRLTDEAIRLTRHLCRQVPDHREAAGLLALMLLTDARRAARTTSDGNLIPLGEQDRSRWDREQICEGVRILEQVLPLGPTGPFQVRAAIAAVHAEAPTAEETDWAQICVLYRMLQHLDTSHAVTLNLAVAVGMHQGPAQGLAVLGPLLQVPEMTRHHRTHAVRAHLLEMTGRAEEAHAAYRRAAQLTASTPEQRYLLRRAASLSEQD from the coding sequence GTGAGGCCGGCCCAGCAGGCCATCGAGGACGTGTGGCGCCGGGAGGCGCCGCACGTCCTGGCCGCGTTGGCGCGACGCTTCGGGAGTTTCGAGGACTGTGAGGACGCCGCGCAGGAGGCGTTCCTGGCGGCGACCGACCAGTGGCCACGGGAGGGCGTGCCGAGCGATCCGAAGGCCTGGCTGGTCCGGGTCGCCTCGCGGCGGCTCATCGACCGGTGGCGCTCCGAGAGTTCCCGCGCCGAGCGCGAGGTGCGGGAGGCCGGGCGGGTACCGGGCGTGGATGTCTCGGCTCCTTCGGCGGAGCAGCGCGCGCTAGAGGAGGACGGCATTCCGGTCGCGGCCGGGGGCGACGACACGCTGGGGCTGCTCCTGCTGTGCTGCCACCCGGCGGTGTCCGTGCCCTCCCGGGTGGCGCTCACGCTGCGGGCGGTCGCCGGCCTGACGACCCGGCAGATCGCGGCGGGCTTCTTCGTCACCGAGGCGACGATGGCGCAGCGGATCAGCCGGGCCAAGGCGACGCTGCGGACGCAGGGCGCGCGGCTCGACCAGGTGCCGGAAGCAGAACTGCCGGACCGGCTTGGCAGTGTGCTGCACGTGCTCAACCTGGTCTTCACCGAGGGGCACGCGGCCAGCGTCGGTGATCGGGTCACCGACCGGAGGCTGACCGACGAGGCCATCCGGCTGACCCGACACCTGTGCCGCCAGGTGCCCGACCACCGCGAGGCCGCCGGCCTGCTGGCCCTGATGCTGCTCACGGACGCCCGGCGCGCTGCACGCACGACGTCGGACGGTAACCTCATCCCGCTCGGGGAGCAGGACCGCTCGCGGTGGGACCGGGAGCAGATCTGCGAGGGGGTGCGGATCCTCGAGCAAGTCCTGCCGCTTGGGCCGACCGGGCCGTTCCAGGTCCGCGCCGCCATCGCCGCGGTGCACGCCGAGGCGCCGACCGCGGAGGAGACGGACTGGGCCCAGATCTGTGTGCTCTACCGGATGCTGCAGCACCTGGACACCAGCCACGCGGTGACCCTGAACCTCGCGGTCGCCGTCGGCATGCACCAGGGCCCCGCGCAGGGCCTGGCCGTGCTCGGGCCGCTGCTGCAGGTGCCCGAGATGACGCGGCACCACCGCACCCACGCCGTCCGCGCCCACCTGCTGGAGATGACGGGTCGGGCCGAAGAAGCACATGCGGCCTACCGGCGGGCGGCCCAACTGACCGCCAGCACCCCGGAGCAGCGCTATCTGCTGCGCCGCGCCGCCTCGTTGAGCGAGCAGGATTAG
- a CDS encoding HAD family hydrolase, which yields MTNSRAPIAAVVFDMDGVLTDTETIWDDVRRGLAAADGIPWPEGATEAMMGMSTPEWSDYLATTVGVRGTPPEVAERTIEEMAARYRQHLPTLPGAVEAVQRLSARWPLAVASSSPRRLIDATLDTLGITANFRTSVSTQEVAAGKPAPDGYLRACELLGVEPGRAVAIEDSSNGLRSAAAAGLKVVAVPHEAFPPAQDALAGAAVVVGGLDEVTVELVEGLADA from the coding sequence ATGACGAACTCCCGAGCGCCGATCGCCGCCGTCGTCTTCGACATGGACGGCGTGCTGACCGACACCGAGACGATCTGGGACGACGTGCGGCGGGGGCTGGCCGCCGCGGACGGAATCCCGTGGCCCGAGGGTGCCACCGAGGCGATGATGGGTATGTCGACACCCGAGTGGTCGGACTACCTCGCCACCACCGTCGGTGTCCGGGGCACGCCGCCAGAGGTCGCCGAGCGGACCATCGAGGAGATGGCGGCCCGCTACCGCCAGCACCTGCCGACGCTGCCCGGCGCGGTCGAGGCCGTCCAGCGCCTCTCCGCGCGCTGGCCGCTCGCCGTCGCGTCCTCCTCCCCCCGCCGGCTGATCGACGCCACGCTCGACACGCTGGGGATCACCGCGAACTTCCGGACCTCCGTCTCCACCCAGGAGGTGGCCGCCGGCAAGCCGGCCCCCGACGGCTACCTGCGGGCCTGCGAGCTGCTCGGCGTCGAGCCCGGCCGCGCCGTCGCCATCGAGGACTCCAGCAACGGGCTGCGCTCGGCCGCCGCCGCGGGGCTCAAGGTGGTCGCGGTGCCGCACGAGGCGTTCCCCCCGGCCCAGGACGCCCTGGCCGGTGCCGCCGTCGTCGTGGGCGGCCTCGACGAGGTCACCGTGGAGCTGGTGGAGGGGCTGGCGGATGCCTGA
- a CDS encoding helix-turn-helix domain-containing protein, giving the protein MESRGTESAEEPREEPTEDGSRELLPVAVQVGLAARAGRRRDGQSQRELAETLGWSKSKVGRLEHDPSGLRFGDVVEAVARAGFRLVVVAEGGTAQEPPWEETDLVATDRSGRRFPAHLSVVASPMGPFWWWEQEFVRLARPLGPQPGGRPRAAWRARTGRICGRMSRTQEWLRRPG; this is encoded by the coding sequence GTGGAGTCACGAGGTACGGAGTCGGCGGAGGAGCCGAGGGAGGAACCGACGGAGGATGGGTCACGCGAGCTGCTGCCCGTCGCGGTGCAGGTGGGCCTCGCGGCGCGCGCGGGTCGGCGACGGGACGGCCAGAGCCAGCGAGAGCTGGCCGAGACCCTCGGCTGGAGCAAGTCGAAGGTCGGACGCCTCGAGCATGACCCGTCGGGCCTGCGATTCGGGGACGTGGTCGAGGCGGTCGCGCGGGCCGGCTTCCGGTTGGTGGTGGTAGCGGAGGGCGGCACCGCACAGGAACCGCCGTGGGAGGAGACGGACCTGGTGGCCACCGACCGGTCCGGGCGACGGTTCCCGGCACACCTGTCCGTGGTCGCCTCGCCGATGGGGCCGTTCTGGTGGTGGGAGCAGGAGTTCGTGCGGCTGGCGCGGCCGCTGGGGCCGCAGCCCGGTGGACGACCGAGGGCAGCCTGGCGCGCTCGGACCGGACGGATCTGCGGCAGGATGTCGAGAACGCAGGAATGGCTCCGACGTCCGGGTTGA
- a CDS encoding TOBE domain-containing protein: protein MRLSTRNQLTGSVVSLAPGEAMAVVKVQLAGTDIVMTSAVTAESVDDLGIEVGKEVTLLVKSTEVALGVE from the coding sequence ATGCGTCTGTCCACCCGCAACCAGCTCACCGGCTCGGTCGTCTCGCTCGCCCCCGGCGAGGCCATGGCCGTGGTCAAGGTCCAGCTCGCCGGCACCGACATCGTGATGACCTCCGCGGTCACCGCCGAGAGCGTCGACGACCTCGGCATCGAGGTCGGCAAGGAGGTCACCCTCCTGGTGAAGTCCACCGAGGTCGCGCTCGGGGTGGAGTAA
- a CDS encoding dicarboxylate/amino acid:cation symporter, whose product MKILRHMATQILIGAVLGILFGLIAGEWAANLKFIGDIFIRLIQMSIVPLVMASVILATGSMTGSGMGRIVARTFAWMLGFSAVAAVVAWVLSILIKPGVGLTFTGEVDASLEEQAGETMGWQATLVEFVSTNVFDAMASAAMVPVIVFSLLFGAALNHYVGATGNRLLLEILEQVQAVVLIVIRIVMFTAPIGVFALLASLTGDVGFAVVTTALKYLGTTLVGVLILFVLFVIVVAVRTGLSPTRLPGHLAEQTVIAVTTTSSAVTFPTVLKNTVEKVGVSQRVANFTLSVGLTMGSYGAVLNYMIVVMFLAQSGDMALGPGDIILGMGLAILLNMGTITVPGGFPVVATFLATALGLPFQAVGLLIAVDWFTGIFRTFLNVNGDTFVAMLVAKSTDEIDSDVYNGDKTVQAAEFRAADFGDDFKKADELD is encoded by the coding sequence ATGAAGATCCTGCGCCACATGGCGACCCAGATCCTGATCGGTGCCGTGCTCGGCATCCTGTTCGGGCTGATCGCGGGGGAGTGGGCCGCGAACCTGAAGTTCATCGGCGACATCTTCATCCGGTTGATCCAGATGTCGATCGTGCCTCTCGTGATGGCCTCGGTGATCCTGGCGACCGGGTCGATGACCGGCAGCGGGATGGGGCGCATCGTGGCGCGGACGTTCGCCTGGATGCTCGGCTTCTCGGCGGTCGCGGCGGTCGTGGCGTGGGTGTTGAGCATCCTGATCAAGCCGGGTGTCGGACTGACCTTCACCGGCGAGGTGGACGCCTCGCTGGAGGAGCAAGCGGGCGAGACGATGGGGTGGCAGGCAACCCTGGTCGAGTTCGTCAGCACCAACGTCTTCGATGCGATGGCCTCGGCGGCGATGGTGCCCGTGATCGTTTTCTCGCTGCTCTTCGGTGCCGCGCTGAACCACTACGTCGGAGCCACCGGCAACCGGCTGCTGCTGGAGATCCTCGAGCAGGTCCAGGCCGTGGTGCTCATCGTGATCCGGATCGTCATGTTCACCGCGCCGATCGGAGTGTTCGCCCTGCTCGCCTCGCTCACCGGGGACGTCGGCTTCGCGGTCGTGACGACGGCGCTGAAGTACCTCGGGACCACGCTGGTCGGCGTGCTGATCCTGTTCGTCCTGTTCGTGATCGTGGTGGCCGTGCGCACCGGCCTCAGCCCGACGAGGCTGCCCGGTCACCTGGCCGAGCAGACCGTCATCGCGGTGACGACCACCAGCTCGGCGGTCACCTTCCCGACCGTGCTGAAGAACACCGTGGAGAAGGTCGGGGTGAGCCAGCGGGTCGCCAACTTCACCCTGTCGGTCGGGCTGACCATGGGCTCCTACGGCGCGGTGCTCAACTACATGATCGTCGTCATGTTCCTGGCCCAGTCCGGCGACATGGCGCTCGGACCCGGCGACATCATCCTGGGGATGGGCCTGGCGATCCTGCTCAACATGGGCACCATCACCGTGCCGGGTGGCTTCCCGGTCGTCGCGACCTTCCTGGCCACCGCGTTGGGGCTGCCCTTCCAGGCGGTGGGTCTGCTGATCGCGGTCGACTGGTTCACCGGGATCTTCCGCACCTTCCTCAACGTCAACGGCGACACCTTCGTCGCGATGCTGGTGGCCAAGTCCACCGACGAGATCGACAGCGACGTCTACAACGGCGACAAGACCGTGCAGGCCGCGGAGTTCCGCGCCGCGGACTTCGGGGACGACTTCAAGAAGGCCGACGAGCTCGACTGA
- a CDS encoding type II toxin-antitoxin system VapC family toxin translates to MILDTSAIVAILNNEDDAPEIAAALEGATVVRMSVATLLEASLVAGPERQSHLDELLDVVGAEIVPVDLEQLREARVAHLRFGRGAGSPARLNYGDCFSYALAKTSDEPSLFKGEDFPHTDVRSSREIP, encoded by the coding sequence ATGATCCTCGACACCTCGGCGATCGTGGCCATCCTGAACAACGAGGACGACGCCCCCGAGATCGCCGCGGCCCTTGAAGGGGCCACGGTCGTCCGCATGTCGGTAGCTACCTTGCTCGAGGCCTCCCTCGTCGCCGGGCCCGAGCGCCAGTCGCACCTGGACGAACTGCTAGATGTCGTGGGTGCCGAGATCGTGCCGGTCGATCTCGAGCAGCTCCGTGAGGCCCGTGTGGCACACCTCCGGTTCGGGCGGGGTGCCGGCAGCCCGGCGCGGCTGAACTACGGCGACTGCTTCAGCTACGCCCTCGCCAAGACCTCCGACGAACCGTCGCTATTCAAGGGAGAGGATTTCCCCCACACCGACGTCCGGTCTAGCCGCGAGATTCCCTAG
- a CDS encoding type II toxin-antitoxin system VapB family antitoxin, translating to MATMNIKDPAVHRLAHALARQRQVSATRAVREALEEALQRDREQRSGIGDRLMEIAAQSQAVEAAMLTDEDLYDEDGLPR from the coding sequence ATGGCCACCATGAACATCAAGGACCCGGCCGTCCACCGACTGGCGCACGCCCTGGCCCGCCAGCGGCAGGTGAGCGCCACACGGGCGGTGCGCGAGGCCCTTGAGGAGGCCTTGCAGCGAGACCGGGAGCAACGGTCCGGGATCGGCGACCGGCTGATGGAGATCGCGGCGCAGAGCCAGGCGGTCGAGGCAGCGATGCTGACGGACGAGGACCTCTACGACGAGGACGGCCTTCCGCGATGA
- a CDS encoding enoyl-CoA hydratase/isomerase family protein yields the protein MPEAPADDGAVRFARTVLGDTVVLDRPARRNALTLAMWQDLATLVREHGVDTSGPLYLLGADGYFCSGADLGALAHARSDAQRSRTFVHAVVESLLTIHTVEREVVAVIEHGAAGGGVEIMAACDRRVAIGTPTLVFPFGHHGMTLDDFTRWGLHRLVGDAEAERLVDGRHVVPFEEARDLGLFDEQQESLQTLERSDTARSGRTPAAGYLREDESLAEAIERAASPMLAAFVQDG from the coding sequence ATGCCTGAGGCCCCGGCCGACGACGGCGCCGTCCGGTTCGCGCGGACCGTGCTCGGCGACACGGTCGTGCTGGACCGGCCGGCCCGCCGCAACGCCCTCACCCTGGCCATGTGGCAGGACCTCGCGACCCTGGTCCGGGAGCACGGCGTCGACACGTCGGGACCGCTCTACCTCCTGGGTGCCGACGGATACTTCTGCTCCGGTGCCGACCTCGGTGCCCTCGCCCACGCGCGGTCCGACGCCCAACGGTCCCGGACCTTCGTGCACGCCGTCGTGGAGAGCCTGCTCACCATCCACACCGTGGAGCGCGAGGTCGTGGCCGTCATCGAGCACGGCGCCGCCGGCGGCGGTGTCGAGATCATGGCCGCCTGCGACCGGCGGGTGGCCATCGGCACGCCCACCCTGGTGTTCCCGTTCGGCCACCACGGGATGACGCTGGACGACTTCACCCGGTGGGGCCTGCACCGACTGGTAGGCGACGCGGAAGCCGAGCGCCTGGTCGACGGCCGGCACGTGGTGCCCTTCGAGGAGGCCCGGGACCTGGGGCTGTTCGACGAGCAGCAGGAAAGTCTCCAGACGCTCGAACGGTCCGACACGGCCCGGTCCGGACGCACCCCCGCGGCGGGTTACCTGCGTGAGGATGAGTCGCTCGCCGAGGCGATCGAGCGGGCGGCGTCCCCCATGCTGGCCGCCTTCGTCCAGGACGGCTAG
- a CDS encoding FGGY family carbohydrate kinase produces the protein MTGSYLGLDLGTSGLKAALWSPEGELQAVAEADYPVEHPAPGWAQTPVQRWRDALESVSQQLAPTLRRIPVAGIGVDGQMHGLVLADRHGTALAPAALWSDSRAAEVLERWHRLPGSVQARLANPVVPGMTGPLLAWTDEHQPELLATAEVALLPKDAFRSLLVPSVVTDRSDASATLLWDVPGDRWVDEVEEQLGIPARLLPAVVPSDAVVGTTDWLRETVGGTGDVPVVAGAADAPAARLALGDRVGLQINLGSGGQVLLPTGPPGPVPHAVTHTYADARGGWYRMAAVQNAGTALDWVCRVLALSWADLFALAEQAPAGAGGVSFLPFLQGERGDTVPPSVGAGWVGATDTATRGDLARAAVEGMVFNLRRAVELLPEADRAGDGAPVVLTGGGGRAPLVRQLLADVLDLPVLRQDLRSASATGAALLAALGTGAGFEPQRGAPVVVETSAQAVETVAAYDVWTDRLAQLAARESRG, from the coding sequence ATGACCGGCAGCTACCTCGGCCTCGACCTGGGCACCAGCGGCCTCAAGGCCGCGCTGTGGTCGCCCGAGGGCGAGCTCCAGGCGGTCGCCGAGGCGGACTATCCCGTCGAGCACCCGGCCCCTGGCTGGGCGCAGACCCCCGTGCAGCGCTGGCGGGACGCCCTGGAGTCGGTCTCCCAGCAGCTGGCGCCGACGCTGCGCCGGATCCCGGTGGCCGGGATCGGGGTGGACGGTCAGATGCACGGGCTGGTGCTGGCCGACCGGCACGGGACCGCGCTGGCCCCGGCCGCGCTGTGGTCGGACTCCCGCGCCGCCGAGGTGCTGGAGCGGTGGCACCGGCTGCCCGGGTCGGTCCAAGCGCGACTGGCGAACCCGGTCGTCCCCGGGATGACCGGTCCGTTGCTGGCCTGGACCGACGAGCACCAGCCCGAACTGCTGGCCACAGCCGAGGTGGCGCTGCTGCCCAAGGACGCCTTCCGGAGCCTGCTGGTGCCCTCGGTGGTCACCGACCGCAGCGATGCCTCGGCGACCCTGCTCTGGGACGTCCCTGGGGACCGCTGGGTCGACGAGGTCGAGGAGCAGCTGGGTATCCCCGCCCGGTTGCTGCCCGCGGTGGTGCCCTCGGACGCCGTGGTCGGGACCACCGACTGGTTACGCGAGACGGTCGGGGGCACCGGGGACGTCCCGGTGGTCGCCGGCGCGGCCGACGCCCCGGCCGCGCGGCTCGCGCTGGGCGACCGCGTGGGCCTGCAGATCAACCTGGGGTCCGGCGGTCAGGTGCTCCTGCCGACGGGCCCTCCCGGCCCGGTCCCGCACGCGGTCACGCACACGTATGCCGACGCGCGGGGCGGGTGGTACCGGATGGCCGCCGTGCAGAACGCCGGGACCGCCCTGGACTGGGTATGCCGGGTGCTGGCCCTGTCCTGGGCGGACCTCTTCGCGCTCGCGGAGCAGGCGCCCGCCGGCGCCGGTGGTGTGTCCTTCCTGCCGTTCCTGCAGGGGGAGCGGGGCGACACGGTGCCCCCGTCCGTGGGGGCCGGGTGGGTCGGGGCGACCGACACGGCCACCCGGGGCGACCTGGCCAGGGCGGCGGTCGAGGGGATGGTCTTCAACCTCCGGCGTGCCGTCGAGCTGCTGCCCGAGGCCGACCGTGCCGGGGACGGCGCCCCGGTCGTGCTGACCGGTGGGGGAGGGCGGGCGCCGCTGGTCCGGCAGCTGCTCGCCGACGTGCTGGACCTGCCCGTGCTGCGCCAGGACCTGCGCTCCGCCTCGGCCACCGGGGCGGCCCTGTTGGCGGCGTTGGGGACCGGGGCAGGGTTCGAACCCCAGCGCGGTGCGCCCGTCGTGGTCGAGACCTCGGCCCAGGCGGTCGAGACCGTGGCGGCCTACGACGTGTGGACGGACCGTCTCGCCCAGCTGGCCGCTAGGGAATCTCGCGGCTAG